A window of the Diabrotica undecimpunctata isolate CICGRU chromosome 1, icDiaUnde3, whole genome shotgun sequence genome harbors these coding sequences:
- the LOC140452004 gene encoding uncharacterized protein: protein MSFSRGTQLVNLVLSGNINSNIAEIIQTIEPKPLDVSVPSEKHSELSEGNRQLLLSVEETSEQKSSEVAIPEPSVFEDVVEYEELSEPYLESSSSYNLSVYGNDSSTESDNEILENIEKRKANRINWHRSFVKKLRLNGKKYINRSGKEVPDQKPKNVDCSKYRYKCSEHFSQGDREAMCQEYYNLADVHQKIHLKSLMQKVPVVRKLDNPKSKNRQTSEFII, encoded by the exons ATGTCGTTTTCTAGGGGTACACAATTGGTGAACCTAGTATTATCCGGAAATATAAACAGTAATATCG cAGAAATAATACAAACAATTGAACCTAAACCTTTAGATGTTAGTGTTCCAAGTGAAAAACATAGCGAACTATCGGAAGGAAATAGACAGCTCTTGTTGTCTGTTGAAG AAACATCTGAACAAAAAAGTAGTGAAGTTGCTATTCCAGAACCCTCTGTTTTTGAAGATGTTGTAGAGTATGAAGAATTGAGCGAACCTTATCTGGAATCGTCAAGTTCTTACAATCTTTCTGTGTATGGTAATGATTCTTCAACTGAGTCTGATAACGAAATACTTGAAAATATCGAAAAACGAAAAGCGAACAGAATCAATTGGCACCGATCCTTTGTTAAGAAATTAAGATTAAACGGGAAAAAGTATATTAATCGAAGTGGAAAAGAAGTACCGGATCAAAAACCTAAGAATGTGGATTGCAGCAAATACAGATATAAATGTAGTGAACATTTTTCGCAAGGTGATAGAGAGGCGATGTGTCAAGAGTACTACAATCTGGCTGATGTTCATCAGAAAATTCATTTAAAATCGTTAATGCAAAAGGTACCAGTCGTTAGAAAATTAGATAACCCAAAATCTAAAAATCGACAAACATCCGagtttattatttga